One Lacunisphaera limnophila DNA window includes the following coding sequences:
- a CDS encoding prepilin-type N-terminal cleavage/methylation domain-containing protein — translation MPEKLKMVTRGDVGGACRAQSGRKAAPTVEPPVRPNHAFSLIEVIVAVAVFATAVTVILALLPGLTGRGAESADRLVASRLPAALQVELTRLAGPGFDALAAQAPVMGTPLANGLAFVATREGVRLHASEYRPPANGRIAESDQYFLVECWRFPDGPLRFQEAQSALALAVRVSWPHRLPGVAAPTPPELRHELMFTVGVNR, via the coding sequence ATGCCTGAGAAACTGAAAATGGTAACGCGCGGAGACGTAGGTGGGGCATGCCGCGCTCAGTCGGGCCGTAAAGCTGCGCCCACTGTCGAACCACCTGTACGGCCAAACCACGCTTTTTCGCTCATCGAGGTGATCGTGGCGGTCGCGGTGTTTGCGACGGCGGTCACGGTGATTTTGGCCCTGTTGCCGGGGTTGACCGGGCGGGGGGCGGAATCGGCGGACCGGCTCGTCGCCAGCCGGCTGCCGGCGGCGTTGCAGGTTGAACTCACGCGGTTGGCGGGCCCGGGCTTCGATGCGCTGGCCGCGCAGGCGCCCGTGATGGGCACGCCGCTGGCCAACGGCCTCGCCTTTGTGGCGACGCGCGAGGGCGTGCGCCTGCACGCGAGCGAGTACCGGCCGCCGGCGAATGGACGCATCGCCGAGTCAGATCAGTATTTCCTCGTCGAATGCTGGCGGTTTCCCGATGGCCCGCTGCGTTTTCAGGAGGCGCAGTCGGCCCTCGCGCTGGCCGTGCGCGTGAGCTGGCCGCACCGGTTGCCCGGGGTGGCGGCGCCGACGCCGCCGGAGTTGCGGCACGAACTGATGTTCACGGTGGGGGTGAACCGGTGA
- a CDS encoding prepilin-type N-terminal cleavage/methylation domain-containing protein, whose product MRKSNTVRSGGHRPPRQGQRAFTLLELLVVVGLIAGLAAVLITGLPGGGPAAALQAGQATVANLVTSARLKAAATGRHSRVLVANDPAVPERFLHELVLQLARTPGANPPEWETLQTVTLPAGIFVLPATLGSPAGLVTDPAQWRRVSEPGEELASGVFRNQQVVVALPGEVAARNWTGLCFTPNGTLAPLAGGLPPRGLLVLAAGGIRAPGSYASGESPVRLAQPDAVRGLVLSAYGVPALLSERSAF is encoded by the coding sequence ATGAGGAAATCAAATACGGTCCGATCCGGCGGTCACCGACCGCCGCGGCAGGGGCAAAGGGCTTTTACGCTGCTGGAATTACTGGTCGTGGTCGGGCTGATTGCCGGACTGGCGGCGGTTTTGATCACCGGGTTGCCCGGCGGCGGGCCGGCGGCGGCCCTGCAGGCCGGCCAAGCCACGGTGGCGAACCTGGTGACCTCGGCCCGGCTCAAGGCGGCCGCGACCGGGCGTCATAGCCGGGTGTTGGTGGCGAATGACCCGGCGGTGCCCGAGCGGTTTCTGCATGAACTTGTACTGCAACTCGCGCGGACCCCTGGGGCAAATCCGCCGGAGTGGGAGACGCTGCAGACCGTGACCCTGCCGGCCGGGATCTTTGTGCTGCCGGCGACGTTGGGCAGCCCCGCCGGGCTCGTGACAGATCCGGCGCAGTGGCGGCGCGTTTCCGAGCCAGGGGAAGAACTCGCCTCGGGTGTATTCCGCAACCAGCAGGTGGTGGTTGCCTTGCCGGGCGAGGTGGCGGCGAGGAATTGGACGGGCCTCTGTTTCACCCCCAACGGCACCCTGGCGCCACTCGCCGGCGGGCTGCCGCCGCGGGGCTTGCTTGTGCTGGCTGCGGGCGGCATCCGGGCGCCCGGATCGTATGCGTCGGGCGAGTCACCGGTCCGGCTGGCCCAGCCCGACGCCGTGCGCGGCCTGGTGCTGAGTGCCTATGGCGTGCCGGCACTGTTGAGTGAGCGCAGTGCGTTCTGA
- a CDS encoding type II secretion system protein, which produces MIELLCVVAVVGILAALIFPSVSAARRSANKAKTKVQFTQWAGAIESFRGEYGYYPAFDASNLVNGGVTAAEHPFHDLLAGRRRDGTALAAGGPAALQNRKLMRFHSFSDGDFTPGGLVRDVFDNTAIAVLVDRDLDGVIRPGADFTVLPAVGGSTPAAADMPPAGVRAGVIFYAPAPGATPANPEFIFSWK; this is translated from the coding sequence TTGATCGAGCTGCTTTGCGTCGTCGCCGTGGTGGGGATTCTCGCGGCCTTGATTTTTCCGAGTGTAAGCGCGGCGCGACGGTCGGCGAACAAGGCCAAAACCAAGGTGCAGTTCACCCAATGGGCCGGGGCCATCGAGTCGTTTCGCGGGGAATACGGCTACTATCCGGCCTTTGATGCGAGCAACCTGGTGAACGGGGGCGTGACGGCGGCGGAACATCCGTTCCACGATCTGCTGGCCGGCCGGCGACGTGATGGCACCGCGCTGGCGGCGGGCGGTCCGGCGGCATTGCAGAACCGGAAGCTCATGCGGTTTCATTCCTTCAGCGATGGCGACTTCACCCCGGGCGGACTGGTGCGCGACGTCTTCGACAATACGGCGATTGCGGTGTTGGTGGACCGCGACCTGGACGGCGTGATCCGGCCGGGCGCGGATTTCACGGTGCTGCCCGCGGTTGGCGGCAGCACGCCGGCGGCGGCCGATATGCCGCCGGCGGGGGTGCGGGCGGGCGTGATCTTCTACGCCCCCGCGCCGGGGGCGACGCCGGCGAACCCGGAGTTCATCTTCAGTTGGAAATGA
- a CDS encoding type II secretion system protein: MRQSLQQLSSRDLRLRAGPSWKRGFTLLELLAVIGVIAILTSIVIAVGQSATEKGRIARARAELAVLASALESYKTVQGDYPRTIDSAHLLQALIGRRGPNQEAITGRAQIETARFAVSADPFVQESAVLLDPWGQPYRYAYRVLPGWTNPSYVLASAGPDETGTATLLSGGFPDVAAPGNADNVYANR; encoded by the coding sequence ATGCGACAATCACTCCAACAGCTTTCATCACGGGACCTGCGGTTGCGGGCCGGGCCGAGCTGGAAGCGCGGCTTCACCCTGCTCGAGTTGCTGGCCGTCATCGGGGTCATCGCCATCCTGACGAGCATCGTGATCGCCGTGGGTCAGAGTGCGACGGAGAAGGGCCGGATCGCCCGGGCGCGGGCGGAGTTGGCGGTGCTGGCCTCCGCCTTGGAATCCTACAAGACGGTCCAAGGTGATTATCCGCGCACGATCGATTCCGCGCATCTGCTCCAGGCCTTGATCGGCCGGCGCGGACCGAACCAGGAAGCGATCACCGGCCGCGCCCAGATCGAGACGGCGCGGTTTGCCGTGAGCGCCGATCCTTTTGTGCAGGAATCCGCGGTGTTGTTGGATCCGTGGGGGCAGCCGTACCGGTACGCCTACCGGGTGCTGCCGGGTTGGACCAACCCCTCGTATGTCCTGGCCTCAGCCGGTCCGGATGAGACCGGCACGGCCACCCTGTTATCAGGTGGATTTCCCGATGTTGCGGCCCCGGGCAACGCGGACAATGTCTACGCGAACCGCTGA
- the acs gene encoding acetate--CoA ligase, whose product MTDQTITSVSRESRIFKPSAEFKNQANLGSFETYRRMYAESVNAPEKFWAKQANEQLVWRKPFKKVLQWKPPHAKWFLGGKLNVSENCLDRHIGTARENKAALIFEGEPGDVRTITYRQLHFHVCRMSHFMENLGIKAGDRVAIYMPMIPEAVIAMLACARVGAVHTVIFGGFSAEAIKDRINDCQAKLVITADGGWRRGKVIELKANVDKAVAGAPCVHSVMVVKRCGNPVTMVEGRDVWWKEAWEGAPNYHDAKAFDSEHPLFILYTSGSTGKPKGVLHTSAGYLLGAKLSSHYVFDLKENDRYFCSADIGWITGHSYVVYGLLSNGSTVFLYEGAPNQPEPDRFWQMIDRHGLTILYTAPTAIRAFMRWGDNYVLRHRLDSLRLLGTVGEPINPEAWMWYHKMIGKKKCPIVDTWWQTETGSIMVTPIPGVTPTKPGSATLPFFGIKPMVVDSDGKEVPRNSGGKFVITQPWPSMLRTLWGDDERYKKAYFSEFPKHPHYYFTGDGARQDKDGYFWVIGRIDDVLNVSGHRIGTAEVESALVSHPAVAEAAAVGKPDDLKGQSLVVFVTLKSTATASEELKEALRAHVGKEIGSLAKPDQVRFAAGLPKTRSGKIMRRLLKELATNGSVKGDTTTLEDFSVIAALQSDE is encoded by the coding sequence GTGACGGACCAAACGATTACCTCGGTGTCTCGCGAAAGCCGGATTTTCAAACCATCGGCTGAATTCAAGAACCAAGCAAACCTGGGTAGTTTCGAGACTTACCGTAGGATGTACGCTGAGTCTGTCAACGCTCCAGAAAAGTTTTGGGCGAAACAGGCCAACGAGCAGCTCGTCTGGCGCAAGCCCTTCAAGAAGGTCCTGCAGTGGAAGCCGCCGCATGCCAAGTGGTTCTTGGGCGGTAAGTTAAACGTTTCCGAGAACTGCCTGGATCGCCACATCGGCACGGCCCGCGAGAACAAGGCGGCGCTGATTTTCGAAGGTGAGCCGGGCGATGTGCGCACGATCACCTACCGCCAGCTTCACTTCCATGTGTGCCGGATGTCCCACTTCATGGAGAATCTCGGCATCAAGGCGGGGGATCGCGTCGCGATCTACATGCCCATGATTCCGGAGGCGGTCATCGCCATGCTCGCCTGTGCGCGGGTGGGCGCGGTGCACACGGTGATTTTCGGCGGTTTCAGTGCGGAGGCCATCAAGGACCGCATCAATGACTGCCAGGCGAAGCTCGTGATCACCGCCGACGGTGGCTGGCGCCGGGGCAAGGTGATCGAACTCAAGGCCAACGTCGACAAGGCCGTCGCGGGCGCGCCCTGCGTGCACAGCGTGATGGTCGTGAAGCGTTGCGGCAACCCGGTCACGATGGTCGAGGGTCGCGACGTGTGGTGGAAGGAGGCCTGGGAAGGCGCCCCGAATTACCACGACGCGAAGGCCTTCGATTCCGAACACCCGCTGTTCATTCTCTACACCTCCGGCTCCACCGGCAAACCGAAGGGCGTGTTGCACACCTCGGCCGGCTACCTGCTCGGCGCGAAGCTCAGCTCGCACTACGTTTTCGACCTGAAGGAGAATGACCGCTATTTCTGCTCGGCGGACATCGGCTGGATCACCGGCCACAGTTACGTCGTGTACGGCCTGCTCTCGAACGGCTCGACTGTTTTCCTTTATGAGGGTGCGCCCAATCAGCCGGAGCCCGACCGCTTCTGGCAGATGATCGACCGCCATGGTCTGACCATCCTCTACACGGCCCCGACGGCGATCCGCGCCTTCATGCGCTGGGGTGACAACTACGTGCTGCGGCACCGCCTCGACTCGTTACGCCTGCTCGGCACGGTCGGCGAACCCATCAATCCCGAGGCCTGGATGTGGTATCACAAGATGATCGGCAAAAAGAAGTGCCCGATCGTCGACACGTGGTGGCAGACCGAGACGGGCTCGATCATGGTGACGCCGATTCCCGGCGTCACCCCGACCAAGCCGGGCTCGGCCACGCTGCCGTTCTTCGGCATCAAGCCGATGGTCGTGGACTCGGATGGCAAGGAGGTGCCGCGCAATTCCGGCGGCAAGTTCGTCATCACCCAGCCCTGGCCCTCGATGCTCCGTACGCTCTGGGGCGACGACGAGCGTTACAAGAAGGCCTATTTCTCCGAGTTCCCGAAGCACCCGCACTATTATTTCACGGGCGACGGCGCCCGGCAGGACAAGGACGGTTATTTCTGGGTCATCGGCCGCATCGACGATGTGCTGAACGTCTCCGGTCACCGCATCGGCACCGCCGAGGTGGAGAGCGCGCTCGTGTCGCACCCGGCCGTGGCCGAGGCCGCGGCCGTGGGCAAGCCCGACGACCTGAAGGGCCAGTCGCTGGTGGTGTTCGTGACCCTGAAGTCCACGGCCACCGCGAGCGAGGAGCTCAAGGAGGCCCTGCGGGCGCATGTCGGCAAGGAGATCGGATCGCTGGCGAAGCCTGACCAGGTGCGCTTTGCCGCCGGCCTGCCGAAGACGCGTTCGGGTAAAATCATGCGCCGGCTGCTCAAGGAGCTGGCGACGAACGGCAGCGTGAAGGGTGACACCACCACGCTGGAGGACTTCTCGGTCATTGCCGCCCTGCAATCCGACGAATAA
- the rho gene encoding transcription termination factor Rho, whose amino-acid sequence MDKENPPAAPLESQAPTPAPAPPENTIRVEGILDIDNSRNGQLLDLNKFGKRRPTDPFVPRELIRRFHLQQGSIITATATPDPRFPNPKIRFIEKVDGLEIDERRRKTEFANLTTVTPDKMLRLEHKDGRMTTRVVDLFCPIGKGTRGLIVAPPRTGKTTYLRDIALGVLQNHPECHVIILLVDERPEEVTDFKRSVPAEVWASSNDDPVENHIRIADLCIERARRLVEAGKDVVMLIDSLTRLARAHNTAKNSGRTGSGGLDVRALEKPRQLFASARNTEDGGSLTIIASILVETGSRMDDIIFQEFKGTGNMELVLDRKAAEMRIWPAVNIQSSGTRREELLIEPKKLEGIHFFRRALVQQKIEEATDTMVTRLGKTKTNDEFLKLITK is encoded by the coding sequence ATGGATAAAGAAAATCCGCCGGCCGCTCCCCTTGAGTCGCAGGCTCCCACTCCCGCCCCGGCCCCGCCGGAAAACACTATCCGTGTCGAAGGTATCCTCGACATCGATAACAGCCGCAACGGCCAGTTGCTGGACCTGAATAAGTTTGGCAAGCGCCGCCCCACGGATCCCTTCGTTCCGCGCGAGCTCATCCGCCGCTTCCACCTGCAGCAGGGCAGCATCATCACCGCCACGGCCACGCCCGACCCGCGCTTCCCGAATCCCAAGATCCGCTTCATCGAGAAGGTCGACGGTCTCGAGATCGACGAACGCCGCCGCAAGACCGAGTTCGCCAACCTCACCACGGTCACCCCCGACAAGATGCTCCGCCTCGAGCACAAGGACGGCCGCATGACCACCCGCGTCGTCGACCTCTTCTGCCCCATCGGCAAGGGCACCCGCGGCCTCATCGTCGCCCCGCCCCGCACCGGCAAGACCACCTACCTGCGCGACATCGCCCTTGGCGTCCTCCAGAACCACCCGGAGTGCCACGTCATCATCCTCCTCGTCGACGAGCGCCCCGAAGAAGTCACCGACTTCAAGCGTTCCGTCCCCGCCGAGGTCTGGGCCTCGTCCAACGACGACCCGGTCGAGAACCATATCCGCATCGCCGACCTCTGCATCGAGCGCGCCCGCCGCCTCGTCGAGGCCGGCAAGGACGTCGTCATGCTGATCGACTCCCTCACCCGCCTCGCCCGCGCCCACAATACCGCCAAGAACTCCGGCCGCACCGGCTCCGGTGGTCTCGACGTCCGCGCCCTCGAGAAACCCCGCCAACTCTTCGCCTCGGCCCGCAACACCGAGGACGGTGGCTCCCTCACCATCATCGCCTCCATCCTCGTCGAGACCGGCTCCCGCATGGACGACATCATCTTCCAGGAATTCAAGGGCACCGGCAACATGGAGCTCGTCCTGGACCGCAAGGCCGCCGAAATGCGCATCTGGCCGGCCGTCAACATCCAGTCCTCCGGCACCCGCCGCGAGGAGCTCCTCATCGAGCCCAAGAAGCTGGAGGGCATCCACTTCTTCCGCCGCGCCCTCGTGCAGCAGAAGATCGAGGAAGCCACCGACACCATGGTCACCCGCCTGGGCAAGACCAAGACCAACGACGAGTTCCTGAAACTCATCACGAAGTAA
- the pap gene encoding polyphosphate:AMP phosphotransferase, with translation MAQAKQRMAKRVYQARADVLRPQLVQLQLGLKQAPFKVLLIIAGPEGAGRGSLLNTLAEWLDPRGVETFSWHPPTDNERAHPHAWRFWRSLPGIGRIGLYAGSWYTETLRSEARNRRALSAVAAEAERIRDFEQVLVDGGTLIVKVWLHLSQEAQGRRLRTLRSDPATAWRVSDEDWHHHRIYGRMDRTARLIREKTDRPGARWTIIDAEDERARDLAVGRLLLTRFNQQLKRMAKLPRTKAPARVKPLRPAGLRRLNALPLDQDLTAKDYDTLREKWLGRLNRAVRAALTSGRSIVMAFEGWDAAGKGGAIRRLTSAIDPRDYSVIPVAKPTEEEKHAHYLWRFWRDLPRNGRMTVFDRSWYGRVLVERIEGFCREDEWRRAYAEINDFERQLTDHGVILLKYWLHVSHAEQLRRFREREATPHKRHKLNAEDWRNRRQRAAYEVAVGDMLALTDPVNAPWQLVPADNKRYARLEVLRSASRQIEAALEK, from the coding sequence ATGGCCCAGGCAAAGCAGCGCATGGCGAAGCGAGTGTACCAGGCCCGGGCCGATGTGCTCCGGCCGCAACTGGTGCAGTTGCAACTCGGCCTGAAGCAGGCGCCCTTCAAGGTCCTGCTGATCATCGCCGGGCCGGAGGGGGCCGGACGGGGCAGCCTGCTGAACACCCTGGCGGAGTGGCTCGATCCCCGCGGGGTGGAGACCTTTTCGTGGCATCCGCCGACGGACAACGAGCGGGCGCACCCGCACGCGTGGCGCTTCTGGCGCAGTTTGCCGGGCATCGGACGGATCGGGTTATATGCCGGGTCCTGGTACACCGAGACCTTGCGCAGCGAGGCCCGCAACCGGCGGGCCCTGAGTGCGGTGGCCGCCGAGGCGGAGCGCATCCGGGATTTCGAGCAGGTGCTGGTCGACGGCGGGACCCTGATCGTGAAAGTCTGGCTGCATCTCTCCCAAGAGGCCCAGGGTCGCCGGCTGCGCACGCTGCGGTCCGACCCGGCCACGGCGTGGCGCGTGAGCGACGAGGACTGGCATCATCATCGCATCTATGGCCGCATGGACCGGACGGCGCGCCTGATCCGGGAGAAGACCGACCGGCCGGGCGCACGCTGGACGATCATTGACGCCGAGGACGAGCGGGCCCGTGACCTGGCGGTCGGACGCCTGCTCCTGACCCGATTTAATCAGCAACTGAAGCGGATGGCCAAACTGCCGCGGACGAAGGCGCCGGCTCGCGTCAAGCCGCTGCGCCCGGCGGGCCTGCGGCGGCTGAACGCCCTTCCGCTGGACCAGGACCTCACGGCCAAGGATTACGATACGTTACGCGAGAAGTGGCTCGGCCGGTTGAACCGGGCGGTGCGGGCGGCGCTGACCTCCGGGCGGTCCATTGTCATGGCCTTTGAGGGCTGGGATGCGGCGGGCAAGGGCGGGGCCATCCGGCGCCTCACCAGTGCCATCGATCCCCGGGACTACAGCGTGATCCCGGTGGCAAAACCCACCGAGGAGGAAAAACACGCGCACTACCTCTGGCGTTTCTGGCGGGACTTGCCGCGGAACGGCCGGATGACGGTGTTTGACCGCTCCTGGTACGGGCGGGTGCTGGTGGAGCGCATCGAGGGATTTTGCCGCGAGGACGAGTGGCGGCGGGCCTACGCGGAGATCAATGACTTTGAGCGGCAGCTGACCGACCACGGGGTCATCCTGTTGAAATACTGGCTGCATGTGTCGCATGCGGAGCAACTGCGTCGGTTCCGCGAGCGGGAGGCGACCCCGCACAAGCGGCACAAGCTCAATGCCGAGGACTGGCGCAACCGCCGGCAGCGGGCGGCGTACGAAGTGGCGGTGGGTGACATGCTCGCGCTGACTGACCCGGTTAATGCGCCGTGGCAATTGGTGCCGGCGGACAACAAGCGTTATGCGCGGCTGGAGGTGTTGCGCTCGGCGAGCCGGCAGATTGAGGCGGCGCTAGAGAAGTGA
- the ppk2 gene encoding polyphosphate kinase 2, producing MAKSTPTLQHDNELMRRVHRELIDEYDEELEMEREDWEHVEAGQPARPVEDDTSRASRNRYFKELFRLQGELVKMHDWIVESGHRMVILFEGRDAAGKGGAIKRITQRLNPRVARVTALPAPSSREKTQWYFQRYIAHLPAAGEMVLFDRSWYNRAGVERVMGFCSDAEYEEFFRTVPEFEKMLVRSGIQVIKYWFSIPDEEQEFRFRCRINDPLKQWKLSPMDLESRKRWELYTKAKEVMFERTHIPEAPWWVVQGADKKKGRLNCIAHLLSQVKYSEVERPTIKLPPRVHHPDYQREPIPAEMIVPEIY from the coding sequence ATGGCGAAGTCCACTCCCACCCTGCAACACGACAACGAGCTCATGCGCCGCGTCCACCGCGAGCTGATCGACGAGTATGACGAGGAACTCGAGATGGAGCGGGAGGACTGGGAACATGTCGAAGCTGGTCAGCCCGCCCGACCGGTCGAGGACGACACCAGCCGCGCCTCGCGTAACCGCTACTTCAAGGAACTCTTCCGCCTCCAGGGCGAACTCGTGAAGATGCACGATTGGATCGTCGAATCCGGTCATCGCATGGTGATCCTATTCGAAGGCCGGGACGCCGCCGGCAAGGGCGGAGCGATCAAGCGCATCACCCAGCGCCTCAATCCCCGCGTCGCCCGCGTGACCGCCCTGCCCGCCCCCTCCAGCCGCGAGAAGACCCAGTGGTATTTCCAACGCTACATCGCCCACCTGCCCGCCGCGGGCGAGATGGTCCTGTTCGACCGCAGCTGGTACAACCGCGCGGGCGTCGAACGCGTCATGGGCTTCTGCAGCGATGCCGAGTACGAGGAATTCTTCCGCACGGTGCCCGAGTTCGAGAAGATGCTCGTGCGCTCGGGCATCCAGGTGATCAAGTATTGGTTCTCCATTCCCGACGAGGAGCAGGAATTTCGCTTCCGTTGCCGGATCAACGACCCGCTCAAACAGTGGAAACTCAGCCCGATGGACCTCGAGTCCCGTAAACGCTGGGAACTCTACACCAAGGCCAAGGAGGTCATGTTCGAGCGCACCCACATCCCCGAGGCCCCGTGGTGGGTCGTCCAGGGCGCCGACAAGAAAAAGGGCCGCCTGAACTGCATCGCCCACCTGCTCTCCCAGGTGAAATACTCCGAGGTCGAGCGCCCCACCATCAAGCTGCCGCCGCGGGTGCACCACCCCGACTACCAGCGCGAGCCGATCCCCGCCGAAATGATCGTCCCGGAAATTTACTGA
- the ppk1 gene encoding polyphosphate kinase 1, with translation MPPSPRAKPRSTKITAKTGKSITPKAGGSKIVYANREMSWLAFNRRVLDQAKNEANPLLERTKFLAIVSSNLDEFFEIRIAGLLQQKDSTGGEPSIDGLSPREQLKRAFSEIRKLVDEQYACWNDLLVPALAREKITFKTASQLTAAERAWVQDYFVKQVHPVLTPLAIDQSHPFPQIANKTLNVIVTVDNPDTPEVEGLTAVLPVPRILPRLVQITPDKRGPQTFVFLSEIIKLCAGELFPGYRVISAQAFRVTRNSDLYIDDEEAENLLKKIEEELRNLRRGAAVRLEIEADAPAAVFQLLCEHLQLDEDRVFKLGGPLNLVRMMSLSDLVDRPDLKFAPFAPCELPALKSAPSIYAAIHEGDILLHHPYDSFNPVVEFVKQGATDPAVLAIKQTLYRTSGDSPIIGALIEASRNGKQVTALIELKARFDEANNIKWAKELEEAGVHVVFGLVGHKTHCKCSMIVRQEADGIRRYVHLGTGNYNPKTARLYTDLSLLTCNPEITAEVAQLFNTLTGFGRTPEFKHLIVAPFNLHSRIQELIANEATNAAAGKPARIIAKMNKLVDKVTIDNLYAASQAGVQIDLIVRATCCLVPGVKGLSENIRIRNLVGRYLEHPRIYYFENDTAPLLFAGSSDWMTRNFFRRVEALFPIYRPDLRDRVLQEILPSEFKDNVDACELQPDGTYLPPVRKEGEAPFSAQKHFMALAAQRATAPLEVAP, from the coding sequence ATGCCTCCCTCTCCCCGCGCCAAGCCCCGCTCCACCAAGATCACGGCCAAGACGGGTAAGTCCATCACCCCCAAGGCCGGCGGCAGCAAAATCGTCTACGCCAACCGCGAGATGAGCTGGCTGGCCTTCAACCGCCGCGTCCTCGACCAGGCCAAGAATGAGGCCAATCCGCTCCTCGAGCGCACTAAGTTCCTCGCCATCGTCAGCTCCAACCTCGACGAGTTCTTCGAGATCCGCATCGCCGGCTTGCTCCAGCAGAAGGATTCCACCGGCGGCGAGCCCAGCATCGACGGCCTCTCCCCCCGGGAGCAGCTGAAACGCGCCTTCTCGGAGATCCGTAAACTCGTCGACGAGCAGTACGCCTGCTGGAACGACCTCCTCGTGCCCGCGCTCGCCCGCGAGAAGATCACCTTCAAGACCGCCTCGCAACTGACCGCCGCCGAGCGCGCCTGGGTGCAGGACTACTTCGTCAAGCAGGTCCACCCGGTCCTCACGCCGCTGGCCATCGACCAGTCGCACCCCTTCCCGCAGATCGCGAACAAGACGCTCAACGTCATCGTCACGGTCGACAACCCCGACACCCCCGAGGTCGAGGGCCTCACCGCCGTCCTGCCCGTGCCGCGCATCCTCCCGCGCCTCGTCCAGATCACCCCCGACAAGCGCGGTCCGCAGACTTTCGTCTTCCTGAGCGAGATCATCAAGCTCTGCGCCGGTGAACTCTTCCCCGGCTACCGCGTGATCAGCGCCCAGGCCTTCCGCGTCACCCGCAACAGCGACCTCTACATCGACGACGAGGAGGCCGAGAACCTCCTCAAGAAGATCGAGGAGGAGCTGCGCAACCTCCGTCGCGGCGCCGCCGTGCGCCTGGAGATCGAGGCCGACGCCCCCGCGGCCGTCTTCCAGCTCCTCTGCGAGCACCTGCAACTCGACGAGGACCGCGTCTTCAAACTCGGCGGCCCCCTCAACCTGGTGCGCATGATGAGCCTCTCCGACCTCGTGGACCGGCCCGACCTGAAATTTGCTCCCTTCGCCCCCTGCGAACTGCCCGCGCTGAAGTCCGCCCCCAGCATCTACGCCGCCATCCACGAGGGCGACATCCTGCTGCACCACCCCTACGACTCCTTCAACCCCGTCGTCGAATTCGTCAAGCAGGGCGCCACGGATCCCGCCGTGCTGGCCATCAAGCAGACGCTTTACCGCACCAGCGGCGACTCGCCCATCATCGGCGCGCTCATCGAGGCCTCGCGCAACGGCAAGCAGGTCACCGCCCTGATCGAGCTCAAGGCCCGCTTCGACGAGGCCAACAACATCAAGTGGGCTAAGGAACTCGAGGAGGCCGGCGTCCACGTCGTCTTCGGTCTCGTCGGCCACAAGACCCACTGCAAATGCAGCATGATCGTGCGCCAGGAGGCCGACGGCATCCGCCGCTACGTGCACCTCGGCACCGGCAACTACAACCCGAAGACCGCCCGCCTCTACACCGACCTCAGCCTGCTAACCTGCAATCCCGAGATCACCGCCGAGGTCGCCCAGCTGTTCAACACGCTCACCGGCTTCGGCCGCACCCCGGAGTTCAAGCACCTGATCGTCGCCCCCTTCAACCTCCACTCCCGGATCCAGGAGCTGATCGCCAACGAGGCCACCAACGCCGCCGCCGGCAAGCCCGCCCGCATCATCGCCAAGATGAACAAGCTCGTGGACAAGGTGACCATCGACAACCTCTACGCCGCCTCCCAGGCCGGTGTGCAGATCGACCTCATCGTCCGCGCCACCTGCTGCCTCGTCCCGGGCGTGAAGGGCCTCAGCGAGAACATCCGCATCCGCAATCTCGTCGGCCGCTACCTCGAGCACCCGCGCATCTACTACTTCGAGAACGACACCGCGCCGCTCCTCTTTGCCGGCAGCTCCGACTGGATGACCCGCAATTTCTTCCGCCGCGTTGAGGCACTCTTCCCCATCTACCGGCCCGACCTGCGCGACCGCGTCCTCCAGGAGATCCTGCCCAGTGAGTTCAAGGACAACGTCGACGCCTGCGAACTCCAGCCGGACGGCACCTACCTGCCGCCCGTGCGCAAGGAAGGGGAGGCCCCCTTCTCCGCCCAAAAGCACTTCATGGCCCTCGCCGCCCAGCGCGCCACCGCCCCGCTCGAAGTCGCTCCCTGA